A region from the Nostoc sp. HK-01 genome encodes:
- a CDS encoding glycoside hydrolase, starch-binding protein — translation MVQTPPSQFSPDQYTVDSATAEVEALIQTPPSDTELNLEFLYTRDIEFRQETIYFIVVDRFHDGDPENSEGINPELYDPSGQDWGKYWGGDLQGVIEKLDYLKNMGVTAVWLTPLFEQVEELFVGNAAIHGYWTKDFKRINPRYIAKDENPSLNETQEAKNTTFDRLIEELHKRNMKLVLDIVCNHSTPDTSGSKGELYDDGVKIADFNNDVNNWYHHYGEVQNWEDDWQVQNCELAGLATFNENNSEYREYIKSAIKQWLDRGVDALRVDTVKHMPIWFWQEFTGDMYNHRPDVFIFGEWIYSGPTDDRSLEFANNSGMTILDFGLCVAIRAALAQGSENGFHTIQYIFDEDYRYNGATELITFIDNHDMPRFQSLNPDPAMLRVAIALIMTSRGIPCIYYGTEQYLHNDTDGGNDPYNRPMMETWDNDTEVYRYIRLLSGLRRLNPAISMGSHWQKYITPDVYCYVRRYRDSLCFVALNRGGEVTLPEIETELPDGEHTCVITRNKYEVKDGKIYDLQLEERGVIVISHVGERIKGQTIIRVQLNGVNTQLGETIVVTGDCPELGNWDISKAYPLEYINANTWFAEIPFDESAGKLISYKYALWREGRSPLRENTTPRRWVVAKEGTVKWRDTWATGRES, via the coding sequence ATGGTGCAAACACCTCCATCCCAGTTCTCACCAGACCAATACACAGTAGATTCAGCCACAGCCGAAGTAGAAGCGCTGATTCAAACGCCACCATCAGATACAGAGCTTAATCTAGAGTTTCTCTACACCAGAGATATTGAATTTCGCCAAGAAACAATTTACTTTATCGTTGTCGATCGCTTTCATGATGGCGACCCCGAAAATAGTGAAGGTATTAATCCAGAATTGTATGATCCCAGCGGACAAGACTGGGGTAAATACTGGGGTGGCGATTTGCAAGGTGTTATAGAAAAATTAGACTATCTCAAAAATATGGGAGTTACCGCTGTTTGGTTAACTCCTTTATTTGAGCAAGTAGAAGAATTATTTGTTGGTAATGCAGCCATACATGGCTATTGGACAAAAGACTTTAAACGCATCAATCCCAGGTATATTGCTAAAGACGAAAACCCGTCGTTAAATGAAACCCAAGAAGCCAAAAATACAACATTTGATCGCTTAATTGAAGAGTTGCACAAACGCAACATGAAACTGGTGCTAGATATTGTTTGTAACCACAGTACCCCTGATACTAGCGGTAGTAAAGGTGAATTGTATGACGACGGTGTAAAAATCGCCGACTTTAATAACGATGTTAATAACTGGTATCACCATTATGGTGAAGTGCAGAACTGGGAAGATGATTGGCAAGTCCAAAACTGTGAATTAGCTGGTTTAGCCACCTTCAATGAAAACAACAGCGAATATCGTGAGTACATCAAATCAGCCATTAAGCAATGGCTAGATAGAGGTGTAGATGCCTTGCGGGTAGACACTGTGAAGCACATGCCCATTTGGTTTTGGCAAGAATTCACAGGCGATATGTACAATCACAGACCAGATGTATTCATTTTTGGGGAATGGATTTATAGTGGCCCCACCGACGATCGCTCTTTGGAATTTGCCAATAATTCTGGGATGACTATTCTAGACTTTGGCTTGTGTGTTGCCATTCGTGCCGCCCTCGCCCAAGGCTCTGAAAATGGATTTCACACCATTCAATACATTTTTGATGAAGACTACCGCTACAACGGCGCAACCGAGTTAATCACCTTCATCGATAACCACGATATGCCGCGCTTTCAATCGCTCAACCCTGACCCAGCGATGTTGAGAGTGGCGATCGCCTTAATTATGACATCCCGTGGTATTCCCTGCATCTATTACGGCACAGAACAGTATCTCCATAACGATACTGATGGCGGTAACGACCCATACAACCGCCCCATGATGGAAACATGGGACAACGATACAGAAGTTTATCGCTACATCCGCTTACTGTCTGGCTTACGACGACTGAACCCAGCTATCTCAATGGGTAGTCATTGGCAAAAATACATCACCCCCGATGTTTACTGCTACGTCCGCCGTTACCGTGATTCTCTGTGCTTCGTCGCCCTCAACCGAGGTGGAGAAGTCACATTGCCAGAAATCGAAACAGAACTACCCGACGGCGAACACACTTGTGTCATCACACGCAATAAATACGAAGTCAAAGACGGCAAAATTTACGACCTGCAACTAGAAGAACGGGGAGTAATTGTCATCAGCCATGTTGGCGAAAGAATCAAAGGACAAACCATCATTCGGGTACAACTCAACGGCGTAAATACCCAACTCGGTGAAACCATCGTCGTCACAGGCGACTGTCCAGAATTAGGTAATTGGGATATTAGCAAAGCTTATCCCTTGGAATATATCAACGCCAACACTTGGTTTGCCGAGATTCCCTTTGATGAAAGTGCAGGCAAATTGATTAGTTATAAATATGCTCTCTGGCGCGAAGGGCGATCGCCCCTACGCGAAAACACCACACCCCGCCGTTGGGTAGTCGCCAAAGAAGGCACAGTCAAATGGCGTGACACCTGGGCAACCGGACGAGAATCTTAG